The following are encoded in a window of Nitrososphaerales archaeon genomic DNA:
- a CDS encoding deoxyhypusine synthase, whose product MVSKKEVLSKPVRTIEVGRKSVSGLLNEMAQTGFQGKKLGEVANIWSDMARQKGLTIFLGISGSLSTTGQWKIIRWLIEKRYIDVLVSTGANISEDILEALGYHYYQGTWLADDEELLKLRIDRFYDVYADEYQYRRLEDTIKKFAGTLDERKTYSTREFLYLFGEYLSKRGIDSIVAAAYESKVPVYSPGLIDSGYGVALSLLRREKGKLIRLDQTKDMEELAQIAEKTRRTGVVYLGGGVPKDTIQLSTIIKSLSTGGEEETPHEYAIQITADSPQWGGLSGCTLEEAISWGKIAPKSKRATLYADITLALPIVVHAMNETVTKRSYPPDLSWVFKS is encoded by the coding sequence GTGGTATCCAAGAAAGAGGTCCTCTCCAAACCCGTAAGGACAATCGAGGTCGGAAGAAAGAGCGTCTCCGGCCTGCTCAATGAGATGGCTCAGACAGGCTTCCAAGGCAAGAAGCTCGGCGAGGTCGCGAACATTTGGTCGGACATGGCGCGCCAGAAGGGCCTCACGATATTCCTCGGCATCTCTGGCTCGCTGAGCACGACAGGCCAGTGGAAGATAATCAGATGGCTGATAGAGAAGAGGTACATCGACGTCCTAGTCAGCACGGGCGCGAACATCTCCGAGGACATACTCGAGGCACTGGGGTACCACTACTACCAGGGAACCTGGCTCGCGGACGACGAGGAGCTCCTGAAACTCAGGATAGACAGGTTCTACGACGTCTACGCCGACGAGTACCAGTACCGCAGGCTCGAGGACACGATCAAGAAGTTCGCAGGGACGCTGGACGAGAGGAAGACCTACTCCACGAGGGAGTTCCTTTACCTCTTCGGCGAGTACCTCTCCAAGCGCGGGATAGACAGCATCGTCGCTGCCGCATACGAGAGCAAGGTCCCGGTCTACTCCCCGGGCCTCATAGACAGCGGGTACGGGGTGGCCCTCAGCCTCCTTCGCAGGGAGAAGGGCAAGCTGATCCGGCTGGACCAGACGAAGGACATGGAGGAGTTGGCCCAGATAGCCGAGAAGACGAGGCGGACGGGGGTGGTCTACCTCGGAGGCGGCGTGCCGAAGGATACGATACAGCTCTCGACGATCATAAAGTCCCTCTCAACTGGAGGCGAGGAGGAGACGCCCCACGAGTACGCAATCCAGATAACGGCTGACAGCCCTCAGTGGGGAGGATTGTCCGGCTGCACGCTCGAGGAGGCCATCAGCTGGGGCAAGATAGCGCCCAAGTCGAAGAGGGCCACGCTGTACGCAGACATAACCCTCGCGCTCCCGATCGTCGTCCATGCGATGAACGAGACCGTGACCAAGCGCAGCTACCCGCCGGACCTAAGCTGGGTCTTCAAGTCCTAG